The following are from one region of the Candidatus Krumholzibacteriota bacterium genome:
- a CDS encoding S9 family peptidase, whose protein sequence is MRRSIEFRAVLVILAILSALFIPAPGAFSATPEAAPQDSSGAEPDKTPYIQIGEWLVLGPVTTTLPAFHQEEKTDNDSKFLLSFGDMRIDAFKPVGKSVEYLPLGGSALWTPARPDTDGVHLDTAGNEPLITYLASYIETHRWTKIEMEVSGSDPFELYIDGRSAAKSLKERTGKTRHRVSATENLKQGKHLVVVKTVYMPADSVSVWSFDARIRPGEGFDTPIKASIDPSAPLDISNILDVNNIGSIDLSPDGKLALISYWRFLPPDGERESWREIRSLPEGTMVRMLDDSRMRNVGWAPSGHRLSYSFFSNGAGSIKILDLESGRTETVLEGIKDLGGYLWSPDETYMIYYVEENYKEDPSGIKRLRGIEDRTDYARNRTSTYLTSVPGGTTRKIATGKHDIFVYDIHPDGQRLLVQKGYEDLEKRPFFSSQLLILDLNDMSTSLLWEGQWLNNAAWSPDGSEILITGGPSTFGKDGKNIADGLIPNDYDHQLYIFSPETKKARPITREFDPAVQRAVWSEADGNIYIVAESGSYVKCYRFDPRKSRFNEFDFGVDVISRGDISDNSLSMVFSGSGADQPAKLYYANLKNGKAKEIYDPDREMMENVRLGKIENWDFISEKGVKIVGRVHYPPDFDAEKKYPCIVYYYGGTSPVNRAFGGRYPKNLWAAKGYVVYVLQPSGATGFGQEFSTAHVNDWGKTTAEEIIFGTKEFLQAHPFVNPCRVGCIGASYGGFMTQLLITKTDLFAAAISHAGISMIPSYWGEGYWGYAYNAVSAAGSYPWNRPDIYVDQSPLFAADKITTPLLLLHGGSDTNVPPGESEQMYTALKVLGKEVEYIKYSGQNHFILDYKKRISWSDAQLAWFDKWLKDQPEWWNETYPPLKDEKKKEPEKVAAEKIDLGDDTVVLMGEVTREEIIEGLDGWDSEFFAYEPDEATIAVLEEKIYGVEILCVLGTWCPDSRREIPRLWKILEKMEYPVSEIRMLAVGSSRFTIDMPIPARLFNWSRDIRKWFDVERVATIIILRDGSEIGRIVETPSESLEKDLLAILSDK, encoded by the coding sequence ATGCGTAGATCGATCGAATTTCGGGCCGTTCTGGTCATTCTCGCGATATTGTCCGCATTATTCATTCCGGCGCCCGGTGCCTTCTCTGCGACTCCCGAAGCGGCGCCTCAGGATTCATCAGGGGCTGAACCAGACAAGACACCCTATATTCAGATAGGCGAGTGGCTTGTTCTTGGGCCTGTTACCACGACTCTTCCAGCCTTCCACCAGGAAGAAAAGACTGATAATGACAGCAAATTCCTTCTCTCCTTCGGGGACATGAGAATCGACGCCTTCAAACCAGTGGGAAAATCAGTCGAATACCTGCCATTGGGAGGCAGCGCCCTGTGGACACCGGCAAGACCCGACACGGACGGAGTCCACCTCGACACGGCTGGAAATGAACCGTTGATAACATATCTTGCTTCATATATTGAGACACATCGCTGGACGAAGATCGAGATGGAAGTATCAGGCTCTGATCCGTTCGAACTGTATATCGACGGCAGATCAGCAGCAAAATCACTCAAGGAAAGAACGGGAAAGACGAGGCACAGGGTCTCGGCTACGGAAAATCTCAAGCAGGGAAAGCACCTGGTCGTTGTCAAGACAGTCTATATGCCGGCTGATTCCGTTTCAGTATGGAGCTTCGACGCCCGCATAAGACCAGGCGAAGGCTTTGACACTCCCATCAAGGCTTCTATCGACCCATCGGCTCCCCTTGATATCTCCAACATCCTCGATGTGAACAACATTGGTTCTATCGACCTCTCCCCTGACGGAAAACTGGCGCTGATAAGTTACTGGAGATTTCTTCCCCCGGACGGAGAAAGGGAATCATGGAGGGAGATCAGATCTCTACCAGAGGGGACCATGGTCAGAATGCTTGACGATTCCCGCATGAGAAATGTGGGGTGGGCTCCTTCCGGTCACCGTCTTTCATATTCCTTTTTTTCCAATGGCGCCGGTTCAATAAAGATCCTCGATCTTGAATCGGGAAGGACGGAAACGGTCCTGGAAGGGATAAAGGATCTCGGCGGATATCTGTGGAGCCCCGACGAGACTTACATGATCTATTACGTCGAAGAGAATTATAAAGAAGATCCCTCAGGGATAAAAAGACTCAGGGGGATAGAGGATAGGACTGACTATGCCAGGAACAGGACAAGCACATATCTGACTTCGGTGCCGGGTGGGACGACACGAAAGATCGCGACGGGAAAACACGACATCTTCGTCTATGATATTCACCCCGACGGACAAAGACTTCTCGTGCAGAAAGGTTACGAGGATCTTGAAAAACGTCCCTTCTTTTCTTCTCAGCTCCTGATTCTCGATCTCAACGATATGAGTACTTCGCTTCTGTGGGAGGGACAGTGGCTTAATAATGCCGCGTGGTCGCCTGACGGAAGCGAGATACTTATAACCGGAGGCCCATCAACCTTTGGCAAGGATGGAAAAAATATCGCTGATGGATTGATCCCGAATGATTACGACCACCAGCTTTATATTTTCAGCCCCGAAACGAAAAAAGCAAGACCGATCACGAGAGAATTTGATCCCGCGGTGCAGAGGGCTGTCTGGTCTGAAGCCGACGGGAACATATATATCGTTGCCGAAAGCGGATCATACGTAAAATGCTACAGGTTTGATCCACGGAAAAGCAGATTCAATGAATTCGATTTCGGCGTCGACGTGATAAGCAGGGGTGATATAAGCGATAATAGCCTTTCAATGGTCTTCTCCGGATCGGGTGCTGATCAACCTGCAAAGTTATATTACGCCAACCTTAAAAATGGAAAGGCAAAGGAGATCTATGATCCCGACAGGGAAATGATGGAAAATGTCAGGCTCGGAAAGATCGAGAACTGGGATTTCATCAGTGAAAAAGGTGTAAAGATCGTCGGCCGGGTTCACTATCCTCCGGATTTCGACGCGGAAAAGAAATACCCCTGTATAGTCTATTATTATGGGGGGACTTCCCCGGTCAATCGCGCTTTTGGAGGCAGATATCCAAAGAACCTCTGGGCGGCAAAAGGTTATGTCGTCTATGTGCTTCAACCGAGCGGCGCCACTGGTTTCGGCCAGGAATTTTCAACGGCTCATGTAAATGACTGGGGTAAGACCACGGCGGAGGAGATCATATTCGGGACGAAAGAATTCCTTCAGGCCCATCCTTTCGTCAACCCCTGCAGGGTGGGCTGTATAGGAGCGTCGTATGGTGGATTCATGACCCAGCTCCTTATCACGAAAACCGATCTTTTCGCCGCGGCGATCTCTCACGCGGGGATAAGCATGATCCCGAGCTACTGGGGAGAAGGATACTGGGGATACGCCTATAATGCCGTTTCAGCTGCCGGAAGCTATCCATGGAACAGGCCTGATATCTATGTCGACCAGAGTCCTCTCTTTGCCGCGGATAAAATAACGACACCGCTTCTTCTCCTTCACGGAGGTTCCGACACCAACGTTCCTCCAGGGGAAAGCGAACAGATGTATACGGCGCTGAAAGTACTTGGTAAGGAAGTAGAATATATCAAGTATTCCGGACAGAATCATTTCATCCTCGATTATAAAAAGCGCATATCCTGGTCTGACGCCCAGCTGGCCTGGTTCGACAAATGGCTGAAAGATCAGCCTGAGTGGTGGAATGAGACATATCCTCCGCTGAAAGATGAAAAGAAAAAAGAACCGGAAAAAGTAGCTGCGGAAAAAATCGACCTGGGTGATGATACCGTTGTCCTTATGGGAGAAGTGACGAGGGAAGAGATCATTGAGGGCCTCGACGGCTGGGACAGCGAATTCTTTGCGTACGAACCGGATGAAGCGACTATCGCGGTGCTTGAAGAAAAGATCTACGGAGTGGAAATACTCTGCGTCCTCGGCACCTGGTGTCCGGACTCGCGAAGGGAGATCCCCAGGCTCTGGAAAATACTGGAAAAAATGGAATATCCCGTTTCGGAGATCAGAATGCTCGCCGTCGGAT
- a CDS encoding thioredoxin family protein yields the protein MASIKKRNTTFFLAAVAAIWIACGSGAEEKSEGWIGFNEGIKLAEDTGKPVIIDFYTSWCKWCKEMDNKTFSDPQVSGVLQKGFITIRINAENRSEQLKYQGKIYTPAQLTRHFAVRGFPSLAYLESDGTKIMVVPGFKQTKEFLLTLNYVNEGCYKKDITLDRYLRSGGNCN from the coding sequence ATGGCATCGATCAAAAAAAGGAATACCACTTTCTTTCTGGCAGCGGTCGCGGCGATATGGATCGCCTGCGGAAGCGGTGCCGAAGAAAAATCGGAAGGATGGATCGGTTTCAATGAAGGTATAAAACTGGCTGAAGATACGGGGAAACCGGTAATAATCGATTTTTATACATCCTGGTGCAAGTGGTGCAAAGAGATGGATAATAAGACTTTTTCAGATCCCCAGGTCAGCGGAGTCCTCCAGAAAGGTTTTATTACGATAAGGATAAATGCAGAGAACAGGAGCGAACAGTTGAAATACCAGGGAAAGATCTATACGCCCGCTCAATTGACCAGGCATTTTGCCGTCAGGGGATTCCCCTCGCTGGCATATCTCGAAAGCGACGGAACTAAAATTATGGTTGTTCCAGGTTTCAAGCAGACAAAAGAATTCCTGTTGACGTTGAATTATGTAAATGAAGGATGTTATAAGAAGGATATCACGCTCGACAGGTACCTGAGAAGTGGTGGGAACTGTAACTAG
- a CDS encoding ATP-dependent 6-phosphofructokinase: MRIGVLTGGGDAPGLNPAIAGIVEKASVYGYKIIGLKRGWEALSIEDNKDHIVELGPEIIREYSRLGGSKLLCSRTNPVSKDNNRIDIVMKNIKKLKLDALIAIGGDDTLGAGSALVDEGIPVVGIPKTIDRDLAGTEYSLGYDTALNVITECAERIAQSAESHQTIFFLEVMGRHAGWLALRGGEAAFADVILIPEYEFTLDKLAEVIQKKLDFSRKIGFDHVYKIIIVAEGAHIAGEEEVRKDAKLDEFGHYSLGGVGNYLKGLMEHRFHHTRYTALAYLQRGAPPSQKDRQAGRRFGNSAVELIKNGDAGYMVSVIKSKLTKVPLAEIRKSPSLVDVKTYYDTENLNVKMS, encoded by the coding sequence ATGAGGATAGGAGTGCTTACGGGGGGCGGGGACGCCCCGGGGTTGAATCCCGCGATTGCTGGAATAGTTGAGAAAGCCTCAGTTTACGGATACAAGATCATCGGTTTAAAGCGTGGGTGGGAAGCTCTTTCGATCGAGGATAACAAGGACCATATTGTCGAACTGGGTCCGGAGATCATCAGGGAATACAGCAGGCTGGGTGGCAGCAAGCTTCTCTGCAGCAGGACCAATCCTGTTTCGAAGGATAATAACAGGATCGATATTGTAATGAAAAATATCAAGAAACTTAAACTCGACGCCCTGATCGCCATTGGTGGGGACGATACGCTGGGTGCCGGTTCCGCGCTGGTTGATGAAGGGATCCCTGTCGTCGGTATTCCCAAGACGATAGACCGGGATCTGGCGGGGACGGAATATTCCCTCGGATATGATACGGCATTAAATGTAATAACCGAATGTGCTGAAAGGATCGCCCAGTCCGCCGAGTCCCATCAGACGATATTCTTTCTTGAAGTCATGGGGCGCCACGCTGGATGGCTCGCCCTGAGGGGCGGGGAAGCGGCTTTTGCCGATGTGATCCTCATCCCCGAGTATGAATTCACGCTGGACAAGCTTGCCGAAGTCATCCAGAAGAAACTTGATTTTTCCCGAAAGATCGGATTCGATCATGTTTACAAGATCATAATTGTCGCAGAGGGTGCTCATATAGCCGGTGAGGAGGAAGTTAGGAAGGACGCGAAACTCGACGAGTTCGGACATTACAGTCTCGGAGGAGTCGGGAATTATCTTAAAGGTCTGATGGAGCACAGATTCCACCATACTAGGTATACGGCGCTGGCTTATCTTCAGAGAGGCGCCCCTCCTTCCCAGAAGGACAGGCAGGCCGGGCGGCGTTTCGGCAACAGCGCGGTCGAACTGATAAAAAATGGAGACGCGGGCTATATGGTATCGGTCATTAAGTCAAAGTTGACCAAGGTGCCATTGGCGGAGATAAGAAAATCTCCAAGCCTTGTCGATGTCAAAACTTATTATGATACTGAGAATCTGAACGTCAAAATGAGTTGA
- a CDS encoding class I SAM-dependent RNA methyltransferase produces the protein MSDKDYLNSQGSTEIKKIVYGGLGLAHFEGKTLFIPYTAPGDIVEFNITEAKKKVLFGEILNITTPSPDRVTPRCPIFGRCGGCHLLHLDYDSELKVKRESVAENLSRIGKISMELDAMTASPSREGYRNHAVFWFDDDCRPGFRMKGSRTVVPFPDEGCLLLPVKVREEISSLPASSRFPGAEVRVRLDRYENVHFHGLKGDSGAPDILMEAGGYNYPISSDGFFQVNRLLNDKLIETVLSLPRKAVRKIVDLYCGTGFFTLPLSRISEEVIGIERDPQAVKNASAALKLNKIENVRFRKGKAEEEIHRIREADLLIADPPRSGIPDSAMNGIIKLRPEEIIIVSCEPPTFSRDTGKLIEAGYILSSIDLIDMFPGTYHTETVGMLKRS, from the coding sequence ATGTCGGACAAAGATTATCTGAACAGTCAGGGCTCGACGGAGATCAAGAAAATAGTCTATGGAGGTCTGGGCCTCGCGCATTTTGAAGGCAAGACCCTCTTCATCCCGTATACCGCTCCGGGAGATATCGTTGAGTTTAATATTACCGAGGCCAAGAAGAAGGTCCTGTTCGGGGAGATCCTGAATATAACCACACCCTCTCCGGATCGAGTCACTCCCCGGTGCCCGATATTTGGAAGGTGCGGAGGGTGCCACCTGTTGCATCTTGATTATGACAGCGAATTGAAAGTGAAAAGAGAGTCGGTGGCCGAGAACCTTTCCAGGATAGGAAAGATCAGCATGGAACTGGACGCGATGACTGCTTCTCCTTCCCGGGAAGGCTACAGGAATCACGCCGTCTTCTGGTTTGACGATGATTGCAGGCCGGGATTCAGGATGAAGGGCTCAAGGACAGTCGTTCCGTTTCCCGACGAAGGATGCCTTCTTCTGCCTGTCAAGGTACGTGAAGAGATCTCCTCTCTCCCTGCCAGTTCACGCTTTCCGGGGGCGGAAGTCCGAGTCAGGTTGGACAGATATGAGAATGTGCATTTTCATGGATTAAAAGGTGATTCCGGAGCGCCGGACATCCTGATGGAAGCGGGAGGCTATAATTATCCGATCAGCTCTGACGGGTTCTTTCAGGTGAACAGGCTGCTCAACGACAAACTTATCGAAACAGTCCTTTCACTTCCCCGTAAAGCAGTCAGGAAAATTGTTGATCTTTATTGCGGAACGGGGTTTTTCACTCTTCCGCTCTCCCGTATATCAGAAGAAGTCATAGGGATCGAGCGCGACCCACAGGCTGTAAAGAACGCCTCGGCGGCCCTGAAATTGAATAAGATCGAAAATGTCAGATTCAGAAAGGGAAAAGCCGAAGAAGAGATACACAGGATCCGTGAGGCCGATCTGTTGATAGCGGACCCTCCACGTTCCGGTATCCCCGACTCGGCCATGAATGGAATAATAAAACTCAGGCCTGAGGAAATAATCATCGTCTCATGCGAACCTCCGACATTTTCCAGGGATACAGGAAAGCTTATCGAAGCGGGGTATATCCTTTCGAGCATCGACCTTATTGACATGTTCCCGGGTACCTATCATACGGAAACGGTCGGTATGCTCAAAAGGAGTTAG
- a CDS encoding glycosyltransferase family 4 protein has protein sequence MRIGMVLKGRIPPPDIRVEKEAGTLISEGHKVFLLLERGPGQPLRDTIHGIELFRGVEMGKSREKWHRYTFSFTYKDTLWRKAIDDFVTANSIDVLHIHDLPLVGEAVEIARKHSIPVVADMHENYPGGLQVWYTSRFKKKTIYNFKRWASYEKNILAKADAVIAVIEESRDRLKGIGIEAERIFVVPNTAHVERINIPLDKEITRRYEGSFMVSYIGGFAPHRGLDIVIRSLPKLRDEVPGLKVVLVGDRNKPYMDYLKGLADDLGCSDLVEMPGWQPFDKIWSYIDSSSVCLVPHSRNPHTDTTIPHKIFQYMMVKKPVIVSDCPPLKRIIEDAGGGLVFRYDSPEELALSIIRLFKDENLRREMGESGQKAFLDRYNWDSTSGDLKRLYRGLSIERKEK, from the coding sequence GTGCGAATAGGAATGGTTCTGAAAGGGAGAATTCCTCCTCCCGATATTCGGGTGGAGAAGGAAGCAGGCACTCTGATTTCGGAAGGGCACAAGGTATTTCTGCTTCTTGAAAGAGGACCGGGACAGCCTCTGCGGGACACGATCCATGGCATCGAACTTTTCCGCGGCGTGGAAATGGGGAAATCAAGGGAAAAATGGCACAGATATACTTTCTCCTTTACTTACAAGGATACCCTCTGGCGCAAGGCGATCGATGATTTTGTGACGGCCAACTCGATCGATGTCCTCCATATCCATGATCTGCCTCTTGTCGGGGAAGCAGTCGAAATCGCGCGGAAACACTCGATACCGGTCGTCGCCGATATGCACGAGAACTATCCCGGAGGCCTTCAGGTATGGTATACGAGCAGATTCAAGAAAAAGACGATCTACAATTTCAAAAGATGGGCGAGCTATGAAAAAAATATACTGGCAAAGGCTGACGCCGTCATCGCAGTGATAGAGGAATCGAGAGATCGTTTGAAAGGAATTGGGATCGAGGCGGAAAGGATATTCGTGGTGCCGAACACGGCACATGTAGAGAGGATAAATATCCCTCTTGATAAAGAGATAACACGCAGGTACGAAGGAAGTTTCATGGTCTCGTATATCGGGGGGTTCGCCCCGCACAGGGGACTGGATATCGTAATACGTTCTCTTCCGAAGTTGAGGGATGAAGTGCCCGGCCTGAAAGTCGTGCTGGTAGGCGACAGGAACAAACCGTACATGGATTACCTCAAGGGTCTCGCGGATGATCTCGGCTGTAGCGACCTGGTAGAGATGCCAGGCTGGCAACCCTTCGACAAGATATGGAGTTATATCGATTCAAGTTCGGTGTGCCTTGTGCCGCATTCGCGTAATCCCCACACCGACACGACGATTCCGCACAAGATATTTCAGTATATGATGGTCAAAAAACCAGTGATAGTCAGCGATTGTCCGCCGCTTAAAAGAATAATAGAAGATGCCGGTGGAGGGCTTGTCTTCAGATATGATTCTCCCGAAGAACTCGCCTTGTCTATAATAAGGCTGTTCAAGGATGAGAACCTGCGCAGGGAAATGGGAGAATCGGGACAGAAAGCTTTTCTAGACCGCTATAACTGGGACAGCACGAGTGGCGATCTCAAAAGATTATACAGAGGCCTGTCGATTGAAAGAAAAGAGAAATAA
- a CDS encoding DegT/DnrJ/EryC1/StrS family aminotransferase, producing MEVRLLDLKSQYKGIRDEIEKAVKEVLESQYFILGPRVAEFEETVASYCGVSNGIGVASGSDAILISLMALGTGPGDEVITTPYTFFSTVSSITRLGATPVMVDIDPKTYNIDPVKVAEAVTSRTKAVLPVHLFGQTADMDGIEKAVSGRGIPVIEDACQSIGATYNGKRAGSLGIAGCFSFFPSKNLGGCGDGGMIVSDDAEFASKCRMLRNHGGHERYYHDVVGINSRLDAIQAAVLGIKMKYLDEWSSGRRMNASYYNEGLAGIEGVSTPFVEDGNESIFNQYIIRTRERDNLKAHLGSKGIGCEIYYPVPLHLQKCFSYLGGKEGDLPASESAAKETLALPVYTELSRTEQDYVIECISEFMISAGRA from the coding sequence ATGGAAGTCAGATTGCTCGATCTGAAATCGCAGTATAAAGGAATCCGTGATGAGATAGAGAAAGCAGTAAAGGAAGTTCTTGAATCCCAGTATTTTATCCTTGGTCCGAGAGTCGCGGAATTTGAAGAGACAGTCGCCAGCTATTGCGGCGTCTCCAATGGGATCGGTGTGGCATCGGGGTCCGACGCGATTCTTATTTCTCTTATGGCGCTTGGGACAGGACCCGGGGATGAGGTCATCACGACGCCTTATACTTTTTTTTCGACTGTTAGTTCGATCACCAGGCTTGGCGCTACTCCGGTCATGGTCGATATCGATCCGAAAACATATAATATCGATCCGGTCAAGGTGGCCGAGGCAGTGACCAGTAGGACAAAAGCCGTCCTTCCCGTGCACCTTTTCGGTCAGACGGCAGATATGGATGGCATAGAAAAGGCAGTCTCCGGCAGAGGGATACCTGTCATCGAGGACGCATGCCAGTCTATCGGCGCGACCTACAATGGGAAAAGAGCAGGTTCGCTCGGGATCGCGGGATGCTTTTCGTTTTTTCCCTCAAAGAATCTCGGTGGATGCGGGGATGGAGGAATGATCGTATCAGATGACGCAGAATTCGCGTCGAAGTGCCGCATGTTGAGGAATCATGGCGGGCACGAAAGATATTATCACGATGTCGTTGGGATCAACAGCAGGCTTGATGCTATCCAGGCGGCTGTCCTTGGAATCAAGATGAAATATCTCGATGAATGGAGCAGCGGACGGAGAATGAACGCATCCTACTACAATGAGGGATTGGCCGGTATCGAAGGGGTCTCGACCCCTTTCGTGGAGGATGGTAATGAAAGCATCTTCAATCAGTACATAATAAGGACGAGGGAGAGAGACAATCTGAAAGCCCACCTTGGCAGCAAGGGCATCGGATGCGAGATCTATTACCCGGTGCCTCTGCATCTTCAGAAATGTTTCAGTTATCTTGGAGGAAAAGAAGGGGATCTTCCCGCGTCTGAGTCAGCCGCGAAAGAGACGCTCGCCCTTCCTGTCTATACGGAACTTTCGAGGACAGAGCAGGATTATGTTATCGAATGCATCAGTGAGTTCATGATAAGCGCGGGCCGGGCATAG
- a CDS encoding glycosyltransferase, with protein MKIVCFSEIQWRYVRTRKQQILSRFPGDWDILFLSSVVAGKKNNFRPMKDGRITHLCIPVFKNFPQKSLKTLFSFPPARFMWNLILLVWVRIALAVTGFAGRDRVFYVSNIYYSAIIPFLPRKMMLYDCNDDPMEFPDAPEWSRKYFRKLVSMADRTVAVSRGLMQRLSELGVRDIHYIGNGVDYDLFRKAIESGVPEEMKGLKRPLIGYSGAIAPWFDMKTLDLVAASFKDASIVLFGPLFEPGRGELEDIIRKRGNIHYLGSFPYEMLGAYIAALDVAIIPLQMNELMRMADPNKLYEYAAAERPIVTFKFAKEMEDLSGFVYLAETAEEFVEGVRTALDKGGNSKSLREFAVKSSWQARADEMVALVMDYN; from the coding sequence TTGAAGATCGTATGTTTTTCCGAGATACAGTGGCGGTATGTAAGGACGCGAAAACAGCAGATTCTCAGCCGTTTTCCAGGTGACTGGGATATACTCTTCCTTTCAAGCGTAGTGGCGGGAAAGAAGAACAATTTCAGGCCGATGAAAGATGGCCGGATCACGCATCTATGCATCCCCGTCTTTAAGAATTTTCCCCAGAAATCATTGAAAACCCTCTTTTCCTTTCCTCCCGCGAGGTTTATGTGGAATCTGATCCTTCTGGTCTGGGTGAGGATCGCTCTAGCCGTGACCGGGTTCGCTGGCCGCGACAGGGTCTTTTATGTATCAAACATTTATTATTCGGCAATCATCCCTTTTTTGCCGAGAAAAATGATGCTCTACGATTGTAATGATGATCCGATGGAGTTCCCCGATGCTCCTGAATGGTCGAGGAAGTATTTCAGAAAGCTTGTCTCAATGGCGGACAGGACAGTCGCGGTCAGCCGCGGGTTGATGCAACGATTGAGTGAACTCGGGGTCAGGGATATCCACTATATAGGTAACGGTGTTGATTATGATCTCTTCAGAAAAGCGATCGAATCGGGGGTGCCGGAAGAGATGAAAGGCCTGAAAAGGCCACTGATAGGATACTCGGGGGCGATAGCTCCATGGTTTGATATGAAGACTCTCGATCTAGTCGCCGCTTCTTTCAAAGATGCTTCGATCGTCCTCTTCGGACCCCTTTTCGAACCAGGAAGAGGAGAACTGGAAGATATAATCAGGAAAAGAGGTAATATCCATTATCTCGGTTCCTTTCCATATGAGATGCTTGGGGCCTATATCGCCGCTCTTGACGTCGCGATCATACCGCTGCAGATGAATGAACTGATGCGGATGGCTGATCCCAATAAACTGTATGAGTACGCAGCGGCTGAAAGACCGATTGTGACTTTTAAATTCGCAAAAGAGATGGAAGATCTTTCAGGTTTTGTATACCTGGCCGAGACAGCGGAAGAATTCGTTGAAGGGGTCAGGACAGCTCTCGATAAAGGCGGGAACAGTAAGAGTTTGAGGGAGTTTGCCGTAAAAAGCAGCTGGCAGGCACGCGCCGATGAAATGGTAGCACTTGTCATGGATTACAACTGA